From the Priestia koreensis genome, one window contains:
- a CDS encoding YbdD/YjiX family protein, with protein sequence MRKLITSFLAHRKQFVSLLVGVPSYEKYVDHMKNHHPDEPIKCRKEFFCEAQEERFNAKGGKISRCC encoded by the coding sequence ATGCGTAAACTAATAACATCTTTTTTAGCGCACCGAAAGCAGTTTGTTAGTCTGCTGGTAGGTGTTCCAAGCTACGAAAAATATGTGGATCATATGAAGAACCATCACCCTGATGAACCAATCAAATGCCGCAAAGAATTCTTCTGCGAAGCTCAGGAGGAACGCTTTAACGCTAAGGGTGGAAAAATATCTCGTTGCTGTTAA
- a CDS encoding carbon starvation CstA family protein: MRAWKSILIWGVISALGAICFGVVALKQGETINAIWLLTAAVCVYAVAYRFYSRFIARKVFQLDDNRQTPAETQADGKDYVPTNKWVLFGHHFAAIAGAGPLVGPILAAQMGYLPGTIWIVVGVVLAGAVQDFIILFGSMRRKGKSLGEMIKEEIGPVTGFIAMVGILGIMVILLAVLGLVVVKALTGSPWGMFTIAATIPIAIFMGVYMRYIRPGRVGEGSIIGIVLLILSLVAGQYVAENPTLASMFTFKGETIAIMMIVYGFIASVLPVWMLLAPRDYLSTFLKIGTILGLALGILIVGPHLHMPSVTQFIDGTGPVFAGNMFPFLFITIACGAVSGFHALVSSGTTPKMIERESHAQPIGYGAMLTESFVAVMAMIAACVLTPGIYFAINSPPAVIGTDVSQVAQTVSSWGFAITPNDLSTLAKDVGEESILSRTGGAPTLAIGMSFIFSKVIGGKALMAFWYHFAILFEALFILTTIDAGTRVGRFMIQDLLGHVYKPLGKTDFLPANLLATLLCVAGWGYFLYQGVIDPLGGINTLWPLFGIANQMLAGIALLLGTTLLFKMGKKAYVWVTLVPTTWLLIVTMTAGWQKLFHDNPKIGFLAHAKVFKGALDEGKILAPATSKEQMQQVLFNDYIDATLCGIFMLVVLAVLVSAIRMWIKVLTNKKTTLHEAPYVPREKGDFQHYA, translated from the coding sequence ATGAGAGCATGGAAATCAATTTTGATCTGGGGTGTTATATCAGCCTTAGGAGCAATCTGTTTTGGCGTCGTGGCATTAAAACAAGGAGAAACAATTAATGCCATTTGGCTCCTGACAGCAGCCGTGTGTGTGTACGCTGTTGCCTACCGATTTTACAGTCGTTTCATTGCCCGAAAAGTGTTTCAGCTAGATGATAATCGCCAAACCCCTGCTGAAACGCAGGCAGATGGAAAAGATTATGTTCCAACAAACAAGTGGGTTCTTTTTGGTCATCACTTTGCCGCGATCGCGGGAGCAGGTCCACTTGTCGGGCCTATTCTAGCCGCACAAATGGGATACTTGCCTGGAACGATCTGGATCGTTGTGGGTGTTGTCCTTGCGGGAGCGGTTCAGGATTTTATTATCCTATTCGGTTCTATGCGCCGTAAGGGAAAATCTCTTGGTGAAATGATTAAAGAAGAAATTGGACCTGTCACTGGATTTATTGCGATGGTTGGCATTTTAGGCATCATGGTTATCCTTTTAGCCGTTTTAGGGCTCGTAGTTGTGAAAGCGCTAACAGGAAGTCCTTGGGGAATGTTCACCATTGCCGCTACGATTCCAATTGCTATTTTCATGGGTGTATACATGCGTTATATTCGCCCTGGTCGCGTTGGTGAAGGATCGATTATTGGAATTGTGCTCTTAATCCTATCATTAGTAGCCGGACAATACGTAGCCGAAAATCCAACTCTTGCTAGCATGTTTACGTTTAAAGGCGAAACAATCGCAATTATGATGATCGTATATGGATTTATCGCTTCTGTTCTTCCCGTTTGGATGCTACTTGCTCCGCGCGATTACTTAAGCACGTTCTTAAAAATTGGAACGATTTTAGGTCTTGCGTTAGGAATTCTTATTGTTGGTCCTCACCTACACATGCCGAGCGTCACACAGTTCATTGATGGAACAGGACCCGTATTTGCTGGAAACATGTTTCCGTTCTTATTCATTACCATTGCCTGTGGAGCTGTATCAGGATTCCATGCTCTCGTTTCCTCTGGTACAACACCAAAAATGATCGAACGCGAATCTCATGCACAGCCGATTGGATACGGAGCGATGCTCACAGAATCCTTCGTTGCCGTTATGGCCATGATTGCTGCCTGTGTGTTAACGCCTGGTATTTATTTTGCGATTAACAGTCCTCCTGCCGTAATTGGGACAGACGTGTCACAAGTAGCCCAAACCGTAAGCAGCTGGGGATTTGCTATTACTCCTAATGATTTAAGCACGCTCGCAAAAGATGTTGGAGAGGAAAGCATTCTTTCTCGTACAGGTGGCGCTCCTACTCTTGCGATCGGAATGTCGTTTATCTTCTCAAAAGTAATTGGTGGAAAAGCGCTCATGGCGTTTTGGTACCACTTTGCTATTTTATTTGAAGCTCTCTTTATTTTAACAACCATTGATGCAGGAACCCGCGTTGGTCGATTTATGATTCAGGATCTTTTAGGCCATGTGTATAAGCCTCTCGGGAAAACAGACTTTCTTCCAGCTAACTTATTAGCTACGCTACTCTGTGTAGCAGGATGGGGCTACTTCCTTTATCAAGGTGTTATTGATCCGTTGGGTGGTATTAACACGCTTTGGCCATTATTCGGTATTGCCAACCAAATGCTAGCAGGGATTGCCCTTCTCCTTGGAACAACTCTCTTGTTCAAAATGGGGAAAAAAGCGTATGTATGGGTCACACTTGTCCCAACTACGTGGCTATTAATTGTAACCATGACAGCAGGATGGCAAAAACTATTCCATGATAATCCTAAAATCGGATTCCTTGCTCATGCGAAAGTATTTAAAGGTGCGCTAGACGAAGGGAAAATTTTAGCTCCAGCAACGTCTAAAGAACAAATGCAGCAAGTATTGTTTAATGACTATATCGATGCCACGCTCTGCGGTATTTTTATGCTCGTTGTATTGGCTGTTTTAGTATCAGCGATTCGTATGTGGATAAAGGTTCTTACAAACAAAAAAACGACTCTTCACGAAGCGCCTTACGTTCCACGTGAAAAAGGAGACTTCCAACATTATGCGTAA
- a CDS encoding molybdopterin oxidoreductase family protein: protein MEKKRTIASAVCPLDCPDTCGLKVEIEEGKIVSVNGDPNHPVTKGVICHKVRKFPERVNHPDRVLYPLKRVGEKGNLSFRRITWEEAYGEITHRYNDLINRYGPESILPYSFYGNMGLLNSDGMDRRFFHKLGASHLEQTICNSAASVGFRYTMGRGVGIDPEDTIHSKLILIWGCNVISTNMHQMIYFNEARKRGAKIVVIDVHKNKTAKWGDWFVQLNPGTDTALALGMMHVLINEKLVDEAFVSKYTVGYEELVAHVQEYTPEYVSRITGVSADDIIKLAKMYGEATPSFIRIGNGLQHHENGGMMIRAITCLPALTGQWGVKGGGALKGNSAYAELNYAKLARADLRPSRNPRRVNMNQIGDALLQEEFPIRSLFVYNSNPAQVAPDQNKVRKGLMREDLFTVVHDLFLTDTCKYADIVLPATSHFENTDLYKSYWHLYLQLQQPIIEPMGEAKSNFTLFKELAEWMGFTDDAFQVSEQEMIDEALDSQNPSLAGITYERLAKEKHIKLNVTAQQMFPEYIPTPSGKVEFYSERMIRDGYHPLPHYEGAKENDHYPLTFVSGPNHQFLNSTMSNIESLQKLEKEPILSLHPAEAMKRGIHDGNQVRVFNELGEVKLRAVVTEDVLPGVALTQGLWWDDEEGERISVNMLTPQKLADMGGGASFFSAKVECELM from the coding sequence ATGGAAAAAAAGCGAACCATTGCATCAGCGGTATGTCCACTAGATTGTCCAGACACGTGCGGATTAAAAGTGGAAATAGAAGAAGGAAAAATTGTCTCCGTGAATGGTGACCCGAATCACCCCGTCACAAAGGGAGTTATCTGCCATAAAGTGCGTAAATTTCCTGAGAGAGTAAACCACCCTGACCGTGTTTTGTATCCATTAAAACGTGTAGGAGAAAAAGGGAATCTTTCTTTCAGACGGATTACGTGGGAAGAAGCGTACGGGGAAATTACTCATCGCTACAACGACTTAATCAATCGTTACGGACCAGAGAGTATTCTTCCTTACAGCTTTTACGGAAATATGGGGTTATTAAATAGTGATGGAATGGATCGTCGCTTTTTCCATAAGCTCGGCGCAAGTCACCTTGAACAAACCATCTGTAATTCAGCAGCTTCTGTTGGATTTCGCTATACGATGGGCAGAGGTGTAGGCATTGACCCAGAAGATACAATTCATTCGAAGCTAATCCTTATCTGGGGATGCAATGTTATTAGCACAAACATGCACCAAATGATTTATTTTAATGAAGCTCGAAAACGCGGCGCAAAAATCGTCGTTATTGATGTCCATAAAAATAAAACAGCAAAATGGGGGGACTGGTTTGTCCAATTAAATCCGGGAACAGATACAGCATTAGCGCTTGGGATGATGCACGTCCTTATAAACGAAAAGTTGGTCGATGAAGCATTCGTTTCTAAATATACGGTTGGCTATGAAGAACTGGTTGCACATGTGCAGGAATATACACCGGAATACGTGTCTCGTATAACGGGTGTTTCAGCTGATGATATTATTAAACTAGCGAAAATGTATGGTGAAGCGACGCCATCTTTTATTCGAATTGGAAATGGACTGCAACATCACGAGAACGGGGGAATGATGATACGAGCGATTACATGTCTCCCAGCTCTAACAGGTCAATGGGGAGTAAAAGGTGGAGGAGCTTTAAAAGGAAATAGCGCTTATGCAGAGTTAAACTATGCAAAGCTTGCACGTGCTGATCTGAGACCAAGTCGAAATCCTCGCAGAGTGAATATGAATCAAATTGGAGATGCACTTCTGCAGGAGGAATTCCCAATTCGCAGTCTTTTCGTTTATAACAGCAATCCTGCTCAAGTAGCCCCTGATCAAAACAAAGTTCGAAAAGGACTAATGAGGGAAGATTTGTTTACCGTTGTGCATGATTTATTTTTAACCGATACGTGTAAGTATGCCGACATTGTCCTACCGGCAACAAGCCATTTTGAAAATACAGATCTTTATAAATCATACTGGCATTTATATCTACAGCTACAGCAGCCGATTATTGAACCAATGGGAGAAGCAAAGTCAAACTTCACGTTATTTAAAGAGCTTGCTGAATGGATGGGGTTCACTGATGATGCGTTTCAAGTAAGTGAACAAGAGATGATTGATGAGGCGCTCGATAGCCAAAATCCATCGCTTGCAGGGATTACATACGAGCGTTTAGCCAAAGAAAAGCATATAAAATTGAACGTAACCGCACAGCAGATGTTTCCGGAGTATATCCCAACTCCTTCAGGAAAAGTAGAGTTCTATTCAGAGCGAATGATAAGAGATGGTTACCACCCGCTTCCACACTATGAAGGGGCTAAGGAGAATGATCACTACCCGCTAACGTTTGTATCCGGACCTAATCACCAGTTTTTGAATTCGACGATGTCTAATATTGAAAGTCTTCAAAAATTAGAAAAGGAGCCAATCCTTTCACTGCATCCCGCGGAAGCGATGAAAAGGGGAATTCATGATGGAAATCAAGTACGGGTGTTTAACGAATTAGGTGAAGTGAAGCTGCGTGCGGTCGTTACCGAAGACGTACTACCTGGTGTTGCGCTTACGCAAGGCTTGTGGTGGGACGACGAAGAGGGTGAGCGTATTTCCGTTAATATGCTTACACCACAAAAGCTAGCAGATATGGGCGGAGGAGCGTCTTTCTTTTCAGCAAAAGTGGAATGTGAATTAATGTAG
- a CDS encoding lipase family protein, protein MFRTPYYNKSLALFLLNMCELAYTQYQQNGLVSVPEGFTLVTEFQATTYGKTGLFGFILESEESVIVAFRGTQSDVDWMADADYSQSYYPYTVNGGLVHNGFLSVYESCRDFLLDVYKKLSPNKTLYITGHSLGAALATLHAADVATNQLFRNVVMYNFASPRVGDPTFAARYHQLVPNSIRFINTTDVVAKVPPIMIYGPKAKKAWYYCHVEYEVSFTVQGGSLKANHFLDTYKRGIKRLSNSVFK, encoded by the coding sequence ATGTTTAGAACCCCATACTACAACAAATCCCTCGCCCTTTTTTTATTAAATATGTGTGAGCTTGCGTATACGCAATACCAGCAAAATGGGTTAGTCTCTGTTCCAGAAGGGTTTACGCTTGTGACTGAATTTCAAGCAACCACGTATGGCAAAACCGGCTTGTTTGGCTTCATTTTAGAGTCCGAAGAATCCGTGATTGTAGCATTCCGAGGAACTCAGTCAGACGTAGATTGGATGGCAGATGCGGACTACTCCCAAAGCTACTACCCCTATACGGTCAACGGCGGACTTGTTCATAACGGATTTTTAAGCGTCTACGAATCATGCCGGGACTTTCTGCTAGATGTCTATAAAAAGCTTTCTCCCAATAAAACGCTTTATATTACCGGTCATAGTTTAGGAGCAGCTTTGGCTACTCTTCATGCAGCAGACGTCGCAACAAACCAGCTCTTTCGAAACGTTGTGATGTATAATTTCGCCAGTCCTCGTGTAGGTGATCCAACCTTTGCTGCTCGTTACCACCAGCTCGTTCCAAATTCCATTCGGTTTATTAATACAACAGATGTCGTAGCTAAAGTGCCTCCCATTATGATCTACGGGCCAAAAGCAAAAAAAGCATGGTATTACTGTCATGTTGAATACGAAGTGTCTTTCACCGTGCAAGGAGGATCGTTAAAAGCAAATCACTTTTTAGACACGTATAAAAGAGGAATTAAACGGCTCAGTAACAGCGTGTTTAAATAA
- a CDS encoding ATP-binding protein, with translation MVAEKLFLHVLIILVPTLLHGIVKEYNRYGSSPYAIGFFQGGAAFCCLMFSFSNDGFFWDLRYVPLILAFVYGGKKSGLVVLGFIFLGRTILGGDALIIGYISALASAMIPFLLAKMAWKFSARKRIVFTIILGLGPSLVQLSILLISTALSPNVSIEASLIENVISFGTIQLIGICMASLIYEWMIERKIMKEKIQHAEKLNTLGELAASIAHEVRNPLTVVKGFLQLMNHDQKKERGEYDQYISLVLSELNRAESIISDYLNFAKPQFPKIEVFSLSDMLYDVLALLNPLAVKQGVNLHINVQIPLHLETDQNQLKQVFINLVKNAIEATDNSGTVTIRVQQEDDYVCVQVIDNGKGMNKEQLSRIGTLFYTTKDRGTGLGTMVSLRIIEAMDGKITYKSEEGKGTEVHLLLPFRPEISRSMSTKA, from the coding sequence ATGGTAGCTGAGAAGTTATTTTTGCATGTTTTAATTATTTTAGTGCCAACATTACTTCATGGAATTGTGAAAGAATACAATCGGTACGGAAGTTCTCCTTATGCAATCGGATTTTTTCAAGGGGGAGCGGCTTTTTGTTGTCTAATGTTTTCATTTTCGAATGACGGTTTTTTCTGGGATTTGCGCTATGTCCCTTTGATTTTAGCTTTTGTATATGGTGGAAAAAAGTCAGGCCTGGTCGTATTGGGGTTTATTTTTTTAGGAAGAACTATTTTAGGTGGCGACGCACTTATCATTGGCTATATAAGCGCTTTGGCTTCTGCTATGATCCCTTTTCTTTTAGCTAAAATGGCGTGGAAATTTTCTGCGCGCAAACGAATTGTTTTTACCATTATATTAGGATTAGGTCCATCTCTCGTTCAGCTTTCCATATTGTTAATTTCTACTGCTCTAAGCCCAAATGTCTCAATAGAAGCTAGCTTAATTGAAAATGTAATAAGCTTTGGCACTATTCAACTCATCGGAATTTGCATGGCTTCATTAATTTATGAGTGGATGATCGAGAGAAAGATAATGAAAGAAAAAATTCAGCATGCGGAGAAACTGAATACGCTAGGGGAGTTAGCTGCCTCCATTGCACACGAGGTACGTAATCCGCTTACGGTTGTAAAGGGTTTTCTACAATTAATGAATCATGATCAAAAAAAGGAACGCGGGGAGTATGATCAATATATTTCGCTCGTACTAAGCGAGTTAAACCGAGCGGAATCAATTATTAGTGACTATTTAAATTTTGCCAAGCCGCAGTTTCCTAAGATTGAAGTGTTTTCCTTATCAGACATGCTTTATGATGTATTAGCTTTATTAAACCCATTAGCCGTAAAGCAAGGAGTGAACCTACATATAAACGTACAAATTCCTCTTCATTTGGAAACGGATCAAAATCAACTAAAGCAGGTGTTTATCAATTTAGTAAAAAATGCAATAGAAGCCACTGATAATAGCGGAACGGTCACTATTCGTGTGCAACAGGAGGATGATTATGTATGTGTGCAGGTTATTGATAATGGGAAAGGAATGAACAAGGAGCAGCTTTCACGAATTGGGACGCTTTTTTATACCACAAAAGATCGAGGAACAGGATTGGGAACGATGGTGTCCTTGCGAATCATTGAAGCAATGGATGGTAAAATTACGTATAAAAGCGAAGAAGGCAAAGGCACTGAAGTACATCTTCTCCTGCCTTTTCGTCCGGAAATAAGTCGTTCAATGTCTACTAAGGCATAA
- a CDS encoding ABC transporter substrate-binding protein, whose amino-acid sequence MFSVLSLLLALTLVLAACGGSSEKTSGNKKELTAWAWNINVPVLKKAAEQFEKDNPGFKLKVVEMGREDVYSKLTTGLQAGGKGLPDIVLVEDDRVQGYVNAFPKAFLDISKMGFDKQADKFPEYKKALLEKDGKVYGFPFDGGPTGVFYRTDYFEKAGVKADDIKTWDDFIEAGKKIKEKVGVDFIGLDLNGDDGLLRAMLNQQGSFLFDNDGKVALNTEEAKKALKVQKDLKDAKLVKNTVGWDAWISAMSEGKTAVAPSGAWLAGSITQQAADTKGKWGVMQFPAFEEGGNRAANQGGSNYMILSSTVNKDLSYKFLEYFSTSDDVQLEAMKGGLFPTLNTIYNNEMFTKPDEFFTGQTIWKTFADEVNDIPPANYTENYSLAHDEAIKAQSEIMNGKSMDKALKDAEDRLKNRMNK is encoded by the coding sequence ATGTTTAGTGTACTTAGCTTACTACTAGCTCTAACACTAGTTTTAGCTGCATGTGGGGGAAGTTCTGAAAAAACTTCAGGAAACAAGAAAGAATTAACAGCTTGGGCTTGGAACATTAACGTTCCTGTTCTGAAAAAAGCTGCTGAACAATTTGAAAAAGATAATCCAGGATTTAAATTAAAAGTCGTTGAAATGGGTCGCGAAGACGTGTACTCCAAATTAACAACAGGTCTACAAGCAGGCGGTAAGGGGTTACCTGATATCGTATTAGTCGAGGATGATCGTGTACAAGGATATGTAAACGCTTTTCCTAAAGCGTTCTTAGATATTTCAAAAATGGGATTCGACAAACAAGCAGACAAATTCCCAGAATATAAAAAAGCTCTATTGGAAAAAGACGGTAAAGTATATGGCTTCCCATTTGATGGTGGACCGACTGGCGTATTCTACCGTACAGATTACTTTGAAAAAGCAGGCGTGAAAGCAGACGATATTAAAACGTGGGACGACTTCATTGAAGCAGGTAAGAAAATCAAAGAAAAAGTGGGCGTTGACTTCATCGGTTTAGATCTTAACGGTGACGATGGACTTCTTCGTGCAATGTTAAATCAACAAGGATCGTTCCTATTTGATAACGACGGAAAAGTAGCGTTAAACACAGAAGAAGCGAAAAAAGCACTAAAAGTACAAAAAGATTTAAAAGATGCAAAATTAGTGAAAAACACTGTAGGTTGGGATGCTTGGATCAGTGCAATGTCTGAAGGTAAAACAGCAGTTGCTCCTTCAGGTGCTTGGTTAGCAGGTTCAATTACACAACAAGCAGCAGATACAAAAGGTAAATGGGGCGTTATGCAATTCCCTGCATTTGAAGAAGGTGGAAATCGCGCAGCGAACCAAGGTGGAAGTAACTATATGATTCTATCTTCTACTGTAAATAAAGATCTATCTTACAAATTCTTAGAATACTTCTCTACTTCTGACGATGTTCAATTAGAAGCGATGAAGGGTGGATTATTCCCAACATTAAATACAATTTACAACAATGAAATGTTTACAAAACCAGATGAGTTCTTCACAGGACAAACAATCTGGAAAACATTCGCTGACGAAGTAAACGACATTCCACCAGCGAACTACACAGAAAACTATTCATTAGCACATGATGAAGCGATTAAAGCGCAATCAGAAATTATGAATGGTAAGTCAATGGATAAAGCACTTAAAGATGCAGAAGATCGTTTGAAAAACAGAATGAATAAGTAA
- a CDS encoding carbohydrate ABC transporter permease, whose translation MSRNKLFPYYFVGPAVILFAIFTIYPIISSLIMSFQKMDQGEMVFTGLSNYTRLLHDEIFWKALKNTFIIFIIQVPVMILLALILASALNSQLLKFKGFFRVSFFLPAVTSLVAYSILFSIMLQDEGFINNFLGIFGFDPIPWLSTPTGAKASIIIAMTWRWTGYNMVIFLAALQNISEDMYEAASLDGAGKIRQFFYITIPQLKPVILFAGILSTIGTLQLFDEPYNLTKGGPADSTMSLGLYIYKSGFQYFDFGYASAVAYAVVVLVAILTFIQFKVTEEK comes from the coding sequence ATGAGCAGAAATAAGCTTTTTCCATACTACTTTGTTGGTCCAGCCGTAATTTTATTCGCGATTTTTACCATCTACCCAATTATTTCTTCTCTCATCATGAGTTTTCAAAAGATGGATCAGGGAGAAATGGTATTTACAGGGTTATCCAACTATACGCGATTACTGCATGATGAGATTTTCTGGAAAGCATTAAAAAATACGTTCATTATTTTCATCATTCAAGTACCAGTCATGATTTTATTAGCACTTATTCTTGCTAGTGCACTAAATAGTCAGCTATTAAAATTTAAAGGTTTTTTCCGAGTATCCTTCTTTTTACCAGCCGTAACGTCTCTTGTGGCATACTCAATCTTGTTTTCAATCATGCTTCAAGACGAAGGGTTTATCAATAACTTCCTAGGCATCTTTGGTTTTGATCCTATCCCTTGGCTCTCAACACCAACTGGTGCTAAAGCATCCATTATTATTGCTATGACATGGCGCTGGACAGGGTATAACATGGTTATTTTCCTTGCAGCACTACAAAACATCTCAGAGGATATGTACGAAGCAGCTTCACTAGATGGAGCAGGGAAAATTAGACAGTTCTTTTACATTACGATTCCACAGTTAAAACCGGTTATTTTGTTCGCAGGAATTTTATCAACCATCGGAACACTTCAGTTGTTCGATGAGCCTTACAACTTAACAAAGGGTGGGCCAGCAGATTCCACCATGTCGTTAGGATTATATATTTATAAAAGTGGATTCCAATATTTTGACTTTGGTTATGCCTCAGCAGTTGCATATGCAGTTGTAGTATTAGTGGCGATCTTAACCTTTATCCAGTTCAAAGTAACGGAGGAAAAATAG
- a CDS encoding carbohydrate ABC transporter permease — translation MLGIFTIISIFPFYWMIIGATNHSSKMFSNPPTLLPGKELLTNLTNLNDSIGIGKVLFNSLFISVLYVVFALIICTSAAYALAKFEFRGRNLIFTIFLLSMMIPYQATLIPLFKMMSNFNLLNTYFALIVPQLCYPFAIFLMRQNFLAFPTELLESARLDGAGEFRIFFRIVLPSMKPALAATAIFLFMTQWNNFMWPLVSTTSSDMYTFPVALSSLFGLSIIDYGQVMTGVTIATIPIIIVFLALQKHFISGMLGSALK, via the coding sequence ATGCTTGGGATTTTCACCATTATTTCAATCTTCCCATTCTATTGGATGATTATCGGTGCAACCAACCATTCTAGTAAAATGTTTAGCAACCCACCAACGCTGTTACCAGGCAAAGAGTTGCTAACAAACTTAACCAATTTAAATGATTCAATCGGAATTGGAAAGGTTCTTTTTAACTCATTGTTTATTTCGGTCTTGTACGTCGTGTTTGCGCTCATTATTTGTACATCTGCGGCTTACGCATTAGCGAAATTTGAGTTCCGAGGAAGAAATCTTATTTTTACGATTTTCTTGCTTTCTATGATGATTCCGTATCAAGCAACGCTTATTCCATTATTTAAAATGATGTCGAATTTCAATCTATTAAATACGTATTTTGCGTTGATCGTACCGCAGCTTTGTTATCCATTCGCTATCTTCTTAATGCGTCAAAACTTCTTAGCTTTCCCAACGGAATTGCTAGAATCTGCGCGTTTGGACGGAGCGGGTGAATTCCGAATCTTTTTCCGAATTGTGTTGCCATCAATGAAGCCAGCTTTAGCGGCAACGGCAATTTTCTTATTTATGACTCAGTGGAACAACTTCATGTGGCCACTCGTTTCAACAACATCAAGCGATATGTATACATTCCCAGTAGCGCTATCAAGCCTATTCGGATTATCCATTATTGACTATGGTCAAGTAATGACAGGTGTAACCATTGCAACGATTCCAATTATTATTGTGTTCCTTGCTCTTCAAAAGCATTTCATTTCTGGTATGCTCGGCAGTGCATTGAAGTAG